The proteins below come from a single Nocardiopsis gilva YIM 90087 genomic window:
- a CDS encoding Hint domain-containing protein, which produces MLRKIHNPEHGASLIEYAAVVLLVASIVSVVMSVGIADRISQGIGQALESIANGQNTGGPQGDSDSPDDHSAADGSQSGNPGPAGGDPAVPPSQQDPASSPNSGPVAAPSGDSSAPQTSPEPPTTHYRLWDDAMAAAGDAWDTTKTAGAAAGERAWEIGKESVEDAQEVVEDPVGFVEDQAVGVYQVTRDSAEASALRFVERWRSGDHTGAVLGAGADMVKFHFDESPFSLGGALFDEDTRELFSEGEIAGGVGRTAVNALDMFNPFSKARHAKPNLPGPKGGKGGKKDGGQDGQVLADGEKKPDGSDSGDKSDSGDGGKKDDEDSDSGVSCPNNSFVPGTPVLAGDGSLIPIEEIQVGDEVWAFDPLTGEEGPRQVTAPIEGQGEKTLVKITITDDSGNTETVTATDEHPFWAPEIAEWVDAIDVQPGTWLRTSAGSWVQVSAVEAHSTTDEHVYNLTVEGLHTYFVSTGPGTNLLVHNELPCGDASKSYYELDYVPTKPNVLYLGSAESGYKNKARENGGIHLGNTSGLQFEEKFKEFVNDADAKIEFDVSTLPGKTLDEKIKNAVDIYETMDKYGIAKKGEDGLLRPDGNGGYTTWELYYLSKKNLIGKVDFSGI; this is translated from the coding sequence GTGCTGCGCAAAATCCACAACCCCGAACACGGGGCCTCCCTCATCGAGTACGCCGCTGTCGTTCTGCTCGTCGCGTCGATCGTCAGCGTGGTCATGAGCGTCGGCATCGCCGACCGCATCTCCCAGGGCATCGGGCAGGCTCTGGAGTCCATTGCCAACGGCCAGAACACCGGCGGTCCCCAAGGCGACAGCGACAGCCCAGACGACCACAGCGCCGCAGATGGCAGCCAGTCGGGAAACCCGGGCCCGGCCGGGGGCGACCCCGCTGTCCCGCCCTCTCAGCAGGACCCCGCATCATCCCCCAACTCCGGCCCCGTGGCCGCTCCCAGCGGCGACTCCTCCGCACCCCAGACGAGCCCCGAGCCCCCCACGACCCACTACCGATTGTGGGACGACGCCATGGCAGCGGCCGGCGACGCCTGGGACACCACCAAAACGGCAGGAGCCGCAGCCGGGGAACGCGCCTGGGAGATCGGCAAGGAGTCGGTCGAGGACGCACAGGAGGTCGTCGAGGATCCCGTTGGCTTCGTCGAGGACCAGGCCGTGGGGGTCTACCAGGTCACACGCGATAGCGCCGAGGCCTCTGCCCTACGTTTCGTGGAGAGGTGGAGATCCGGCGACCACACGGGGGCCGTCCTCGGAGCAGGCGCCGACATGGTGAAGTTCCATTTCGACGAGTCTCCGTTCTCCCTCGGCGGCGCCCTGTTCGACGAGGACACCCGTGAGTTGTTCTCCGAAGGTGAGATCGCGGGTGGCGTTGGCCGGACCGCGGTCAACGCTCTGGACATGTTCAACCCGTTCAGCAAGGCCAGGCATGCCAAGCCCAACCTTCCCGGCCCCAAGGGCGGTAAGGGCGGAAAGAAGGATGGTGGCCAGGACGGCCAAGTCCTGGCCGACGGCGAGAAGAAACCCGACGGCTCTGACAGCGGGGACAAGAGCGACTCCGGCGACGGTGGGAAGAAAGACGACGAGGACAGCGACAGCGGAGTCAGTTGTCCCAACAACAGCTTCGTGCCCGGCACCCCCGTACTGGCTGGTGATGGGTCGCTGATCCCCATCGAAGAGATCCAGGTCGGCGACGAGGTCTGGGCGTTCGACCCACTCACGGGCGAGGAAGGCCCCCGACAGGTCACCGCGCCCATCGAGGGCCAGGGCGAGAAGACCCTCGTCAAGATCACCATCACTGACGACAGCGGCAACACGGAGACGGTCACCGCTACCGACGAACACCCCTTCTGGGCCCCTGAGATCGCCGAGTGGGTCGACGCCATCGACGTGCAACCAGGTACCTGGCTGCGCACGTCAGCCGGATCCTGGGTGCAAGTTTCGGCCGTCGAGGCACACAGCACCACCGATGAGCACGTCTACAACCTCACAGTCGAAGGCCTGCACACCTACTTCGTCTCTACAGGTCCCGGCACGAATCTGCTCGTTCACAATGAGCTACCGTGCGGTGATGCGTCCAAGAGCTACTACGAGCTTGACTACGTACCCACAAAACCGAATGTTCTATATTTGGGCTCAGCTGAGTCGGGATACAAGAACAAGGCAAGGGAGAACGGAGGAATCCATCTCGGCAACACGAGTGGTCTCCAATTCGAAGAAAAATTCAAGGAATTCGTAAACGATGCGGACGCCAAAATCGAGTTTGATGTGAGTACACTTCCAGGGAAAACGCTCGATGAAAAAATAAAGAACGCCGTCGATATATACGAAACAATGGATAAATATGGAATCGCCAAGAAAGGTGAAGACGGGCTCCTGCGACCCGATGGAAATGGTGGATATACTACATGGGAACTTTACTATCTTTCCAAAAAGAACTTGATCGGGAAGGTCGATTTTTCTGGAATTTAA
- a CDS encoding aggregation-promoting factor C-terminal-like domain-containing protein, giving the protein MIETMAALIFVTVLITAVAATNPGNYFHDYIRKSICLVGGPECEGKSWIEVEDTNPPQRRPVTFGAGIPAGSVKNEANRELGKGLAAERGWDGAEWECLDNLWQRESGWDHTAINPSSAAAGIPQLLPSAGHDIPQGFYDDPTVQIKWGLNYIAERYKTPCAAWAHWQNPPKGDKWGHWY; this is encoded by the coding sequence ATGATCGAAACTATGGCTGCGCTCATCTTTGTCACGGTGTTGATTACGGCCGTCGCAGCCACGAATCCAGGAAATTATTTCCACGACTACATTCGCAAGTCCATCTGCCTCGTCGGCGGGCCGGAGTGTGAGGGGAAATCCTGGATCGAAGTAGAGGACACCAACCCTCCTCAACGCCGCCCGGTCACGTTCGGGGCAGGTATCCCCGCAGGAAGCGTGAAGAACGAGGCCAACCGGGAGCTCGGCAAGGGGCTGGCCGCTGAACGCGGCTGGGACGGCGCCGAGTGGGAATGCCTCGATAACCTCTGGCAACGCGAAAGCGGTTGGGATCACACCGCCATCAACCCCAGTTCCGCAGCAGCCGGCATCCCCCAACTACTGCCCAGCGCTGGCCATGACATCCCCCAGGGCTTCTACGACGATCCCACCGTCCAGATCAAGTGGGGTCTAAATTACATCGCGGAACGCTATAAAACTCCTTGCGCCGCATGGGCTCACTGGCAGAACCCTCCCAAGGGAGATAAATGGGGACACTGGTACTAG